The following are from one region of the Salvia splendens isolate huo1 chromosome 2, SspV2, whole genome shotgun sequence genome:
- the LOC121777219 gene encoding uncharacterized protein LOC121777219, with translation METESSSRKLMEADSAKSPGCGRRGRRICLCASAAVLGLGLLLLILGLTVFKARRPTTRVDSVALDDLDFSLDLARLRVAVNVTLALGLTVHNPNRVGFKYRNGTALLRHRGNDIGEVPVPAGRIGARDTRSLNLTLALMADRIVSDSAMFNDFVSGTLPIQAYVKLSGKVRIVFSIHVATYTTCDVDVMLRNQTLSNLKCHYRTKL, from the coding sequence ATGGAGACGGAATCCTCCTCGAGAAAGCTGATGGAGGCCGACTCGGCAAAATCCCCCGGCTGCGGCCGCAGAGGCAGACGCATCTGCCTCTGCGCATCCGCGGCCGTCCTGGGCCTgggcctcctcctcctcatcctcggCCTCACCGTCTTCAAGGCCCGGCGCCCCACCACGCGCGTGGACTCCGTGGCCCTGGACGACCTCGACTTCTCGCTCGACCTCGCCCGCCTCCGCGTGGCCGTGAACGTGACCCTGGCCCTCGGCCTCACCGTCCACAACCCCAACCGCGTCGGCTTCAAgtaccgcaacggcacagcccTCCTCCGCCACCGCGGCAACGACATCGGCGAGGTTCCCGTCCCGGCCGGGAGGATTGGCGCCCGCGACACGCGCTCGCTCAACCTCACGCTCGCCCTCATGGCCGACCGCATCGTCTCCGACTCGGCCATGTTCAACGACTTCGTTTCCGGTACTCTGCCGATCCAGGCGTACGTAAAGCTCTCCGGGAAGGTGAGGATTGTTTTCAGCATCCACGTGGCGACGTATACGACCTGTGATGTGGACGTGATGCTGAGGAATCAGACGCTTTCGAATCTCAAGTGTCATTACAGGACCAAGCTCTGA